One genomic segment of Kiritimatiella glycovorans includes these proteins:
- a CDS encoding sulfatase, whose amino-acid sequence MNGMRRRNFLTAAGAAGGAGVLGGCRMMTPGLKPPNVVFVFADQWRASATGYAGNPDVKTPHLDRLASESFRFKNAVSVCPVCSPARASIMTGQYPLTHGVFVNDVHLQQDGPSIAEVFNEAGYATGFIGKWHLDGHGRSSYIPPERRQGFGFWQVLECTHRYNDSLYYDNNNPEAKRWRGYDAIDQTRHAVDYIRSHGDAPFVLFLSWGPPHAPYLTAPEAYRAMYDPGKLTIPPNVPEHAEDFIPPAKWDEHAAMEPRDRVRRIMAGYYAHCSALDACIGRLQQAIRDAGLEEDTIFVFTADHGDMLGSHGLWKKQWPYDESVCVPFLLKYPGVGKGGRELEAPFNTPDIMPTLCELCGVPVPSSVEGDSFVPVLKGAPASDDAALIVNIHPFGQWSARRGGREWRGVRTARHTYVKDLNGPWLLFDNESDPYQRNNLVDRPETAQLQRRLERLLQRRLRETADDFADGMTFVRRQGYPVDETGTVQYEE is encoded by the coding sequence ATGAACGGCATGCGACGACGTAACTTCCTGACCGCCGCGGGCGCGGCCGGTGGCGCGGGGGTGCTCGGCGGCTGCAGGATGATGACACCGGGCCTGAAACCCCCGAATGTGGTGTTCGTATTCGCGGATCAGTGGCGGGCTTCGGCGACGGGATATGCGGGGAATCCGGATGTGAAGACGCCGCATCTCGACCGGCTGGCGTCGGAGAGCTTCCGTTTTAAAAACGCGGTATCGGTCTGCCCGGTCTGCAGCCCGGCGCGGGCGTCGATCATGACCGGACAGTATCCGCTGACGCACGGCGTTTTCGTGAACGATGTCCATCTGCAGCAGGACGGCCCGTCGATTGCCGAGGTGTTCAACGAGGCCGGGTACGCCACCGGCTTTATCGGCAAGTGGCATCTCGACGGACACGGGCGCAGCAGCTATATCCCGCCGGAGCGTCGGCAGGGGTTCGGGTTCTGGCAGGTGCTGGAGTGTACGCACCGCTACAACGATTCGCTGTATTACGATAACAACAACCCTGAAGCGAAGCGGTGGCGGGGCTACGACGCCATCGACCAGACCCGCCACGCGGTGGATTACATCCGCAGTCACGGGGACGCCCCGTTCGTGCTGTTCCTCTCCTGGGGTCCTCCGCATGCGCCGTACCTGACCGCACCTGAGGCGTATCGGGCGATGTATGATCCCGGAAAGCTGACGATCCCGCCGAATGTGCCGGAGCATGCGGAGGACTTTATTCCGCCGGCGAAGTGGGACGAGCACGCCGCGATGGAGCCGCGCGACCGCGTCAGGCGGATCATGGCCGGGTATTATGCCCACTGCAGCGCACTGGATGCCTGTATCGGCCGTCTGCAGCAGGCGATCCGCGATGCGGGCCTCGAGGAGGATACGATTTTTGTATTTACCGCCGATCACGGGGATATGCTCGGATCGCACGGACTCTGGAAGAAGCAGTGGCCGTATGACGAGTCGGTCTGTGTCCCGTTCCTGCTGAAGTATCCGGGGGTCGGAAAGGGCGGGCGGGAACTGGAGGCGCCGTTCAACACACCCGACATTATGCCGACGCTCTGCGAGCTGTGCGGCGTGCCGGTGCCCTCGAGTGTCGAGGGAGACAGCTTTGTTCCGGTTCTCAAGGGGGCGCCTGCGTCGGACGATGCCGCGCTGATCGTGAACATCCATCCCTTCGGGCAGTGGTCCGCCCGGCGCGGCGGGAGGGAGTGGCGCGGCGTCCGTACGGCCCGGCATACCTATGTGAAAGATCTGAACGGGCCGTGGCTTCTGTTCGATAACGAGTCCGATCCGTACCAGCGGAACAATCTGGTCGACCGTCCGGAAACGGCGCAGTTGCAGCGCCGCCTGGAGCGCCTCCTTCAACGCAGGCTCAGGGAGACGGCGGATGATTTCGCCGACGGCATGACGTTTGTGCGGCGTCAGGGCTATCCGGTGGATGAGACCGGAACCGTGCAGTACGAGGAATAG